From Oreochromis niloticus isolate F11D_XX linkage group LG1, O_niloticus_UMD_NMBU, whole genome shotgun sequence, a single genomic window includes:
- the baz2ba gene encoding bromodomain adjacent to zinc finger domain protein 2B isoform X13 — MESGERLVSPAPTLSAARTSSPAASSSSSSSSSSSSSSPAPHSKSSLAPSPSALGSTLSASGRLFGAAGEQPFIGSTLSSAFPLVNHPAFGALYTAGAGRPEFGGLGSLGMSAALAAHPQLGALSEWWRAAEAHGRGAAAFLPSFIGFPPFFAPHIQSNHSASPVPIRMPGKNSHAAPKGVNGAVNGSGACPPVTQSGSFSASPAPVQAPTKPTKNSDPANSQRSSPQNNPTEMVEKTTQKPKEKKPRKKTADTSMVSNSESGTSSDSSSDGSLSSDLEDLAEDDEDDDDDDEDDEEEDKHSELSDTEKRTKKKTKVLIPSTGTAKNDRPLSGDANRKKGTQAQKVPSNPPTLVPLPCSVSPPALSQTSPLALHSSRSRTEGPQQHFSVIQSTGLAANSKPLALLTQPRRESSPSSSPIALTTSPKAPSSTTSPKPPKLLPSNSPPHLPLSLCSSPKPLSVPSPPRSTLPMSTSPKPFGLTSSLTSSQKSSLKPPKHSVSGTAKSNKRKLLEASLAQISEFRLRQTLMSQGQTFPAELKKQQQGPNKSPKRTSLSSSPLPPVPPPPPQNNHSNLFLSSALLGLPEPHHPNGVIQSTTQDAPLALISKPRKDSASQGKSPQRDADAGSMPVNLSTGANRTQAAGQAGPPSQPPTTSPHATTGHGSRKNKTAKGKGQTPGLGQGQGQGQADPLAAWKGFSQNHLVQSLVDLFRGGESGIGIPGVSIPGVGIPGVGIPGTCNPTAGLPANKESDDSGDDDDEEDDDLEEEEDEEDSDDSLSESDTNSDSDISGKKVKELKLLPSGSSKKEMTPHRLTKGPELLNTSTNHTATSCSPLNLQVIKTPTIATSSSALAYHSSPGSSSCSLASPLGLGKRKRVMDEKELMIPLELGWRRETRIKSVAGRPQGEVAYYAPCGKKLRQYPDVMKYLSRNGISGITRDNFSFSAKIRVGDFYEAREGPQGLQWSLLKEEEVIPRILAMEGRRGRPPNSERQLAGEGAKGNRRRKGRPPNVGDPLAPEGPSPSQVKLLRKLEAQEIARQAAQMKLMRKLEKQALARAAKEARKQQAIMAAEERRKQKEQIKILKQQEKIKRIQQIRMEKELRAQQILEAKRKKKEEAANAKILEAEKRIKEKELRRQQAEMLKQQERERRRQHVMLMKAVEARKKAEERERLRQEKRDEKRLNKERKLEQRRLELEIARELKKPNEDMCLSDHKALPDFSRIPGLILPGRAVSDCLMLMQFLRGFGKVLGLDVNTDVPTLGMLQEGLLNVGDSMGQVQDLLVKLLSLAVCDPGLPPGQKTKTMLGDHLTNVGINRDNVSEVLQMYMGAHCANTDLAPLALSLKTKAFQAHTPAQKASILGFLANELACSKAVISEIDKNLDQMANMRKDKIIMEGKLKKLRTIYAKRTGKREASMGVEENQSVGTPSSATKRKRKLGGDSEDDDDDDDDSDDQPEEEEEEEEEEIKKVKKVETYDEDEVDHATSVEELEKQIEKMAKQHHQTRRKLFEISHSLRSMMYGQDRYRRRYWVLPHCGGVFIEAMESGEAPEELEEERQRRRRAAEEVKVKEEPQEIELQKEKPTNLDGQSVRTQDLEQQKEEEKEHEGKKNSPTLFYQQPGCVTKLCALREVSKDIGKESVKAEDKESPHVRQNGSPLGTPVTTTVSTSSPTHNTLEPATAAATAPSMVTANDTTNIPPLASSSLSAPCLPAARESPGNTPPTSSPAPSPHLAFQANDQLLRVLTERSGHWFSLLPRNPCDLSSLTTTPSGVPRVSPQASSTPARPRSPPPSPALPLTPSAASASASPHHPTGILSYPLSTLQVKSGGSLLGVSFASWPSGMISPSLPLCSSPSPMPGHSVEGNTAASVSSKSESPLPRIEKTCSMPSPALEMPKSLDHAMPRPIPEEMLTGWWRVSDIEELRALVNALHSRGIREKALQRQMQKYMEIIPQVCTKHRDVAMIELHELEESQVSVESVRGWCVEEQAMEMDIAILQQVEELERKVTAASLQVKGWTYPDPQSEREDLVYYEHKPLTKSTASATNTGDKESKEHLEERGEKGGVMRHPDNPLDIAVTRLADLERNIERSSEEEVAHGMKVWRKALSEVRSAAQLAMCIQQLQKSIAWERSIMKVYCQMCKKGDNEDLLLLCDGCDKGCHTYCHKPKITSIPEGDWYCPACISKASGPSPKSKKPPAKPVASSGGSSKKGGEAKKNGKQAGNGEVSEDDSASASSTPKKGAKDTSRKRKMEESSPALTASNQESPGCVKRAKTARDNNRDLGLCRVLLAELERHQDAWPFLTPVNLKSVPGYRKVIKKPMDFSTIREKLVSSQYQNLETFIIDVNLVFDNCEKFNEDNSDIGRAGHNMRKFFEKRWTELLKQTN; from the exons ATGGAGTCTGGAGAGCGGCTGGTCTCCCCTGCGCCCACCCTGTCTGCTGCTCGCACCTCCTCCCCTGCGGCCTCttcctcatcctcatcctcttcttcttcctcttcgtCATCGCCTGCTCCGCACTCTAAGAGCAGCCTGGCCCCGAGCCCCTCAGCACTGGGATCCACCCTCAGCGCCTCTG GCCGTCTGTTTGGAGCAGCAGGAGAGCAGCCCTTCATTGGCTCCACATTGTCAAGTGCCTTCCCTCTGGTCAACCACCCAGCATTTGGAGCCCTCTACACTGCCGGAGCAGGCAGGCCGGAGTTTGGAGGCCTGGGCTCTCTAGGCATGTCAGCTGCTCTGGCTGCCCATCCCCAACTAGGAGCCCTCTCTG AGTGGTGGCGAGCTGCCGAAGCCCATGGACGGGGAGCTGCTGCCTTTCTCCCCTCTTTCATCGGCTTTCCCCCATTCTTCGCCCCTCACATTCAGTCCAATCACAGCGCCAGTCCTGTTCCGATCAGGATGCCCGGCAAGAATAGCCATGCTGCACCTAAAG GGGTGAATGGTGCAGTGAATGGAAGTGGGGCCTGCCCTCCCGTCACACAATCAGGGAGCTTTTCTGCGAGTCCGGCTCCTGTTCAGGCACCAACCAAGCCAACCAAAAATTCAGACCCTGCTAATAGCCAGCGTAGCAGCCCTCAGAACAATCCCACAGAGATGGTGGAAAAGACGACTCAGAAACCTAAAGAGAAG AAACCAAGGAAGAAGACAGCTGACACTTCTATGGTGAGCAATAGTGAGTCAGGCACATCATCAGACAGCTCAAGTGACGGGTCCCTCAGCAGTGATCTGGAAGACCTAGcagaggatgatgaagatgatgatgacgatgacgaGGACGACGAAGAAGAGGACAAACACAGCGAACTGTCTGACACAGAGAAGCggacaaagaagaaaacaaag GTTTTGATACCCAGCACTGGAACTGCAAAGAATGACAGACCACTCTCTGGGGATGCCAACAGAAAGAAAGGCACCCAGGCCCAAAAGGTCCCCTCCAATCCCCCGACCCTCGTGCCCTTACCCTGCTCTGTCTCTCCTCCCGCCTTGTCCCAAACCTCACCGCTGGCTCTTCACAGCTCCAGGTCCCGGACAGAGGGACCACAGCAACACTTTAGTGTGATCCAGTCCACTGGCCTGGCTGCCAACTCAAAGCCCCTGGCACTCCTCACTCAACCCCGCAGGGAGTCGTCACCGTCTTCCTCCCCCATAGCGCTCACCACATCTCCAAAGGCACCGTCCAGCACCACTTCTCCCAAACCTCCCAAGCTGCTGCCCTCCAACTCCCCTCCGCACCTTCCCCTCTCCCTCTGCTCCTCCCCTAAGCCTCTCTCAGTTCCCTCTCCACCCCGCTCGACTCTCCCGATGTCTACCTCCCCAAAACCTTTTGGTTTGACCTCATCTTTAACAAGCTCCCAGAAGTCCTCACTGAAGCCACCAAAGCACTCTGTCTCTGGCACCGCCAAATCCAACAAAAGGAAACTGTTGGAAGCTTCACTAGCGCAGATCAGTGAGTTCAGGCTGCGACAG ACTCTCATGTCCCAAGGGCAGACGTTCCCAGCTGAGCtaaagaagcagcagcaggggcCAAACAAATCTCCCAAGAGGACATCTCTGTCTTCATCGCCATTGCCACCCGTCCCGCCTCCTCCACCCCAGAACAATCactccaacctcttcctctcaagTGCCCTGCTGGGGCTCCCTGAACCCCATCACCCAAATGGAGTCATCCAAAGCACCACTCAGGACGCACCTTTGGCCCTCATCTCCAAACCTCGCAAAGACTCTGCCTCTCAAGGCAAGTCCCCTCAGCGTGACGCTGATGCTGGGTCGATGCCTGTCAATCTGAGCACAGGGGCAAACAGGACCCAGGCAGCCGGCCAGGCTGGGCCTCCGTCACAGCCCCCCACTACCTCACCCCATGCTACAACAGGCCATGGATCCAGAAAGAACAAGACCGCCAAGGGGAAGGGACAGACACCAGGGCTAGGACAGGGACAGGGACAGGGACAAGCAGACCCTTTAGCTGCCTGGAAGGGCTTCTCTCAGAACCATCTGGTACAGTCTCTAGTAGATCTGTTTCGAGGTGGAGAGTCTGGGATTGGGATTCCTGGAGTTAGTATCCCTGGAGTTGGAATTCCTGGAGTGGGGATCCCTGGGACATGTAACCCCACAGCTGGTCTCCCAGCCAACAAGGAATCTGATGACTcaggagatgatgatgatgaggaggatgaCGATcttgaggaggaagaggatgaagaggactCAGATGATAGTCTGTCAG AGTCTGACACCAACTCGGACAGTGACATCTCTGGGAAGAAGGTGAAGGAGTTAAAGCTGCTGCCATCTGGATCATCTAAGAAGGAGATGACtccccacaggctaaccaaagGCCCAGAACTACTGAACACCTCAACGAATCACACCGCCACCAGCTGCTCACCACTCAACCTCCAGGTCATCAAGACTCCCACCATTGCCACCAGCTCCAGTGCCTTGGCCTATCACAGCTCTCCAGGCTCTTCCTCCTGTAGTCTAGCCTCTCCGTTAG GTTTAGGAAAGCGGAAGAGGGTGATGGATGAGAAGGAGTTGATGATACCTCTGGAGTTAGG GTGGCGAAGGGAAACTAGAATCAAATCGGTGGCTGGACGGCCGCAGGGCGAGGTGGCCTACTATGCCCCCTGTGGCAAGAAACTGAGGCAGTACCCAGATGTGATGAAG TATCTATCCAGAAATGGAATAAGTGGCATCACGCGTGATAATTTTAGCTTCAGTGCAAAGATAAGGGTTGGTGACTTCTATGAAGCCAGAGAAGGACCCCAG GGTTTACAGTGGAGCCTgttgaaggaggaggaggtcaTACCTCGTATTTTGGCAATGGAAGGTCGAAGGGGTCGTCCCCCAAATTCGGAGCGCCAGTTAGCAGGCGAAGGTGCCAAAGGTAACCGACGAAGGAAGGGACGACCCCCTAATGTAGGCGATCCACTGGCGCCTGAGGGCCCTAGTCCCAGTCAGGTCAAACTTCTGCGCAAACTAGAGGCTCAAG AAATAGCCCGTCAGGCGGCACAGATGAAACTGATgagaaaactggaaaagcagGCGCTGGCACGTGCAGCCAAAGAAGCTCGGAAACAGCAAG CTATCATGGCAGCAGAGGAGAGAAGGAAGCAGAAGGAACAGATCAAGATTCTCAAGCAGCAG gaaaagATCAAGCGTATTCAGCAAATTCGGATGGAGAAGGAACTCAGAGCGCAGCAAATTTTGGAG GCCAAAcggaaaaagaaggaagaagCCGCCAACGCCAAAATACTGGAGGCTGAAAAGCGTATAAAG GAGAAAGAGTTGAGGAGACAGCAAGCGGAGATGCTCAAACAACAG GAGAGGGAAAGGAGGAGGCAACATGTAATGCTGATGAAGGCTGTTGAGGCTCGCAAGAAAGCAGAG GAGCGTGAACGCTTGCGGCAGGAGAAAAGGGATGAGAAGCGTCTGAACAAAGAGCGTAAACTGGAGCAACGGAGGCTGGAGCTGGAGATAGCGAGGGAACTGAAGAAACCAAATGAAGATATGTGTCTGTCTGATCATAAG GCTCTCCCTGACTTCTCCAGGATTCCCGGACTCATCCTACCAGGACGTGCCGTGTCGGACTGCCTGATGCTCATGCAGTTCTTGCGAGGCTTTGGAAAGGTTTTGGGACTCGATGTGAACACGGATGTGCCCACGCTGGGAATGCTACAGGAGGGCTTGCTTAATGTGGGGGACAGCATGGGCCAAGTTCAAGACCTTCTGGTCAAACTGCTTTCTCTGGCAGTCTGTGATCCCGGTTTGCCGCCTGGACAAAAG ACAAAAACCATGCTGGGGGACCACCTGACTAACGTTGGCATCAACAGAGATAATGTCTCCGAGGTGCTACAGATGTACATGGGAGCCCATTGTGCAAATACAGATCTGGCTCCTTTGGCTCTCAGTTTGAAGACAAAGGCCTTTCAGGCTCACACACCTGCTCAGAAGGCCTCAATTCTGGGGTTCTTGGCTAACGAGCTGGCCTGCAGCAAAGCTGTCATCAG TGAGATTGACAAGAACTTGGATCAGATGGCAAATATGAGGAAAGACAAGATCATTATGGAGGGAAAACTGAAGAA GTTGAGAACCATTTATGCCAAACGAACTGGAAAGAGGGAAGCCAGCATGGGTGTGGAAGAGAACCAGTCTGTTGGCACTCCATCCTCAGCCACCAAACGCAAGAGGAAACTGGGTGGAGACAGCGAAgatgacgacgacgacgacgatgACAGTGACGACCAAccggaggaagaggaggaagaggaggaggaagaaataAAGAAGGTTAAAAAAGTGGAGACATATGATGAG GATGAAGTTGACCACGCTACCAGTGTCGAGGAACTGGAGAAGCAAATAGAAAAAATGGCCAAG CAACATCATCAAACCAGAAGAAAGCTGTTTGAGATATCCCATTCCCTACGCTCCATGATGTATGGACAGGATCGGTACCGCCGCCGATACTGGGTACTGCCCCACTGTGGAGGGGTCTTCATTGAAGCCATGGAGAGTGGAGAAG CTCCAGAGGAACTGGAGGAGGAgcgacagaggaggaggagagcagcagaggaGGTCAAGGTCAAAGAAGAACCTCAAGAGATTGAGTTGCAGAAGGAGAAACCCACCAACCTCGATGGGCAGAGCGTTCGAACACAGGACTTGGAGCaacagaaagaggaggagaaggaacaCGAGGGGAAGAAAAACTCCCCAACCCTCTTCTACCAGCAACCAGGCTGTGTAACCAAGCTGTGCGCTCTCAGAGAAGTCAGCAAGGACATTGGTAAAGAATCTGTGAAGGCAGAAGACAAGGAGAGTCCCCATGTGAGACAGAATGGCAGTCCCCTAGGCACTCCTGTTACAACCACTGTGTCAACGTCCTCCCCCACTCACAATACCCTCGAGCCTGCAACGGCGGCAGCAACAGCTCCCTCCATGGTGACCGCTAACGACACAACAAACATCCCTCCCCTGGCTTCATCCTCTTTATCTGCCCCGTGCCTGCCAGCTGCACGTGAAAGCCCAGGGAACACTCCTCCAACCTCATCCCCGGCTCCATCGCCACACCTTGCATTCCAAGCGAACGACCAGCTGCTCAGAGTGCTAACAGAAAGGAGTGGGCACTGGTTCAGTCTGCTCCCTCGCAACCCTTGCGACCTCTCCTCCCTCACCACAACACCATCAGGAGTGCCTCGTGTGTCTCCTCAGGCATCCTCCACCCCAGCCAGACCCAGATCCCCACCTCCATCCCCTGCTCTCCCTCTCACCCCTTCTGCTGCCTCAGCCTCTGCCAGCCCACACCACCCAACTGGCATCCTCAGCTACCCACTATCCACCCTGCAG GTGAAGTCAGGTGGCTCTTTGCTAGGAGTTTCCTTCGCAAGCTGGCCCAGTGGAATGATAAGTCCCAGCCTGCCTCTGTGCAGCAGCCCTAGCCCCATGCCAGGTCACTCTGTAGAGGGCAACACAGCAGCAAGTGTCTCCAGTAAAAGTGAATCGCCTTTACCTCGCATTGAGAAAACTTGCTCTATGCCCTCTCCCGCCTTGGAGATGCCCAAATCCCTCGACCACGCCATGCCACGACCCATTCCGGAAG AGATGCTGACAGGTTGGTGGCGGGTGTCTGACATCGAAGAGCTCAGGGCTCTCGTCAATGCTCTCCACAGCCGAGGAATCAGAGAGAAGGCCCTCCAGAGACAAATGCAGAAATACATGGAGATCATACCCCAGGTCTGCACCAAACACAGAGACG TGGCCATGATTGAGCTCCATGAGTTGGAGGAGAGCCAGGTCAGTGTGGAGTCGGTGCGGGGCTGGTGTGTTGAGGAGCAAGCAATGGAAATGGACATCGCTATACTGCAGCAGGTTGAGGAACTGGAGAGGAAGGTCACCGCAGCCAGCCTGCAGGTTAAG GGCTGGACGTACCCGGACCCTCAGTCTGAGCGTGAGGACCTGGTGTACTACGAGCACAAGCCCCTGACCAAATCCACGGCATCGGCGACAAACACGGGAGACAAGGAATCCAAGGAGCATCTGGAGGAGCGGGGAGAGAAGGGCGGGGTGATGCGTCACCCGGACAACCCGCTGGACATTGCAGTGACACGTCTGGCTGATCTGGAGCGCAACATCGAGAGAAG CAGCGAGGAGGAGGTGGCCCACGGTATGAAAGTGTGGAGGAAGGCCCTGAGCGAAGTGCGTAGCGCCGCCCAGCTGGCCATGTGTATCCAGCAACTGCAGAAGTCCATTGCCTGGGAGAGGTCCATAATGAAAGTG TACTGTCAGATGTGCAAGAAGGGGGATAATGAGGACCTCCTCCTGCTGTGTGATGGCTGTGACAAAGGCTGCCACACTTACTGTCACAAACCCAAGATCACCAGCATCCCAGAAGGAGACTGGTACTGCCCAGCCTGCATATCCAAG GCAAGTGGCCCATCCCCCAAAAGCAAAAAGCCTCCAGCCAAACCAGTAGCATCTAGTGGGGGGAGTAGCAAGAAGGGCGGAGAGGCGAAGAAGAATGGAAAGCAGGCCGGTAACGGGGAAGTGTCAGAGGATGACTCGGCAAGTGCCAGCAGTACGCCCAAAAAAGGAGCAAAAGACACCAGCAGGAAGAGGAAAATGGAGGAGAGTTCACCTGCTCTAACGGCATCCAATCAGGAGAGCCCTGGGTGTGTGAAGCGAGCCAAGACGGCTCGAGACAACAACAGGGACCTGGGATTATGCAG AGTACTCCTTGCTGAGTTGGAGCGGCATCAGGATGCATGGCCTTTTCTCACACCTGTCAACCTGAAATCGGTGCCCGGCTACAGGAAGGTCATCAAGAAACCGATGGACTTCTCCACCATACGTGAGAAGCTTGTGAGCAGCCA gtATCAAAACCTGGAGACGTTCATCATCGATGTCAACTTGGTCTTTGATAACTGTGAAAAATTCAATGAAGACAATTCAGACATTGGTCGAGCTGGTCATAACATGAGGAAGTTCTTTGAGAAGCGCTGGACTGAGcttctgaaacaaacaaactaa